The Haloarcula limicola region AGAAGACGTCCACCTCTTCGACCACGTCCCGCCAGTCGGTCGCCGTCCGCGAGAAGCCGAGGCTATCCGCCGCCTCGGCGAGCGCTTCCTCGTCGCGGCCGACGATAACCTCGCGGTTGAGTTCGGGCGCGTCGTCGAAGAACATGGGCAACCGCGCGAACGCGTTCGCGTGCGCCTTGCCCATGAAGCGATACCCCAGTACGCCGATGTCGAGTGGTTCGTCAGTCATTGCTGAAATCCTGCAGTCGTTACTCCGCCCAGTACGCGTCGCCCGGCGTCGTTTCGAAGACGGCCCGAGAGAGGACGTCGACGGCCTTCTCCAGTCCCTCGCGGCCGCTGGTCAGGGAGTCCTCGTGTTCGATGGAGAGCGTGCCGTCGTAGCCGACCATTCGAAGCGTCGAGACGACGTCCTTCCAGTGTTCCTCGCCGTGACCGTAGCCGATGGAGCGGAACAGCCACGAGCGGTCGGCCTCCTCGGTGTAGCCCGTCGTATCGAGGACGCCCTTCTCGCGGGCGTTCTCCTCGTATACCTTCGTGTCCTTGGCGTGGAAGTGGTGGATGGCGTCCTCCTCGCCGAGCAGTCGGATGGCGGCGGTCACGTCGATACCCTGCCAGTACAGGTGGGAGGGGTCGAAGTTCGCGCCGATGTACTCGTTGGTGGCCTCGCGGAGTTTCAGCATGCCGTGTGGCTCGTAGACGAGCATGTTCGGGTGCATCTCGATAGCCACGTTCACGCCGTGGTCGGCGGCGTGGTCGGCGACGTCCGACCAGTACTCCGTGGCGACGTCCCACTGGTACTCGTGGGCATCAGCGTGTTCGGTCGGCCACGGCGCAGTGATCCAGTTGGGGACCTCGTCGTTCGGGCCGCCGGCGGGCAGCCCCGAGAAGGTCGTGACCGCGTCGACGCCGAGCTGATCGGCCAGTTCGATGGCCTCCCGCAGTTCCGTGTCGGCCTCGCTGGCCCGGTCGTCATCGGGGTGGAGCGGGTTGTTGTGGGTCGCCAGCGCACTCACCTCCGTCCCGTGTTCGTCGAGCGAGTCTCGGAGTTCGGCTTGCGCATCATTGTCGTCGAGGTACTCATCGCGCGGGAGGTGATCGTCGCCTGGATAACCACCGCAGCCCAACTCTACGGCAGCGACGTCAATCTTGTCCAGATACGACAGAGCA contains the following coding sequences:
- a CDS encoding sugar phosphate isomerase/epimerase family protein translates to MQVGVLTVPLASEPLSDALSYLDKIDVAAVELGCGGYPGDDHLPRDEYLDDNDAQAELRDSLDEHGTEVSALATHNNPLHPDDDRASEADTELREAIELADQLGVDAVTTFSGLPAGGPNDEVPNWITAPWPTEHADAHEYQWDVATEYWSDVADHAADHGVNVAIEMHPNMLVYEPHGMLKLREATNEYIGANFDPSHLYWQGIDVTAAIRLLGEEDAIHHFHAKDTKVYEENAREKGVLDTTGYTEEADRSWLFRSIGYGHGEEHWKDVVSTLRMVGYDGTLSIEHEDSLTSGREGLEKAVDVLSRAVFETTPGDAYWAE